GGAGTGCCTTCGTCGTCATACTTGAGGCTGCCCCATACGCCATCCATCGTGCCATCGTCAATGGCGGTAAGGCATGGCTGGCCAATTGCTTCGCCAAGCTTTCCGCAGAACGGACTTGCATTACGACGCACCGATTCCGTTTCAAGCGGATGTCCGCAAGCTTCATGGAAAATCACACCGCCAAAGCCATTCCCCATCACCACCGGCATCTGGCCACCAGCAATATAACCGGCATCCAACATGCGCAGCACGCGCTCGCCGCATACCGTGGCCAACGCTTCTGGAGAATAGTTTGTTAAAAGTTCGTAGCCGCCGAGAGCGCCCGGTGCTTCGTGCGTTGTCAATCGTTCCGTTCCGTCCGTTGCCGTCACGTTCACATTCACGCGCAAGCGACCGCGCGTCATTTCGAGGTGCAAGCCTTCGCTGTTCATAAGCGAAATCGAAGTGCAGCTATCTGTCACGCTCGCGCCCACTTGCGCAATCTTGGACGAAAGTGCACGAGCCGCTTTATCTGCACGGAACAAAAAATCCTGCTTCATGGACTGACCCAGCACACGCGGATCCTTATAGGCAGCAGCGTTAAAATCGCAAACGCGCTTTTCAGGTGCAAATTCAAAAGGCCTTGCGGCCGAGCCTTCCGCCCCCGCCGCTGCGGCAATGCGCCCGAACGCGAGCGTTTTCACTAGCTTTACCAGCGCCTCTTCGCTGTCGTCGCTCGTAAAGCCGTACAGGACTTCCGTCCCGTACAAAAGGCGAACGCCGATACCGTACTCGGTACCCGCGGTCGCGGTTTCAATCTGGCGATCTTTCAAGCCGAGGCTTGAACTGCGGGTTTCCTCTTCGAAAATTTCAACAAAGTCAGCCCCGGCACTTTTGCCAGCTTCAAAAATCTTTACGGCAACTTCTGGATTCAACTTATACCTCGCCGTTCATCTTCTTGCGCACAGGGATTCCGGCGGCAAGCATTTCGCTCTTGATTCCCGGCACAGTATAATCGCCAAAATGCACCATAGACGCGACCAGCGCAGCATCTGCACTCGTCTTGCGGAACAAATCTACAATGTGGTCCGGCGTTCCGGCACCACCGCTTGCAATCACCGGCACCTGCACCGCTTTTGCAATCATGTCGGTAATCGTGAGTTCGTAACCGTTCTTAACGCCATCCGTATCGATGGAGTTCAAACAAATTTCGCCCACACCAAGCTCTTCGGCTCGCTTTGCCCACTGCAAAGCATCGATGCCCATCGCCTGGCGACCGCCGCGAATAAACACTTCGTAACCGCTCGGAATCTTGTCCGATACGCCCACGAACTTCGCATCCATGCCAAGCACAATGCACTGGCGTCCAAAAGCCTTGGCACCTTCGGCAATGATTTCCGGGTGCAACACGGCAAGGCTGTTCACGCTCACCTTCTCGGCACCAGCCAAAAGCGCTTCGTGCATATCGTCCAGGTTGCGGATACCACCGCCAACAGCAAACGGAATAAACACGCGCTTTGCAATCTGGCGAATCATTTCCATGTCGCACGGACGATTCTCGGCACTCGCGGTGATATCGTAAAAGACGAGTTCATCGACACCATCATCACTGTAATGCGCTCCCATTTCTACGGGATCGCCAATGTCGATATTGCCCTTAAACTTTACACCCTTCGTGACCTTGCGGTTACGCACATCCAAGCAGACAATTAAACGTTTTGTGAGCATGTTATAAATGGATATTAGTCGTTAGTTGTTGGTCATTAGTTATTAGTCATTAGAGTTTATATCCGGCAACCAATGACCCTAGACCAAATTTTACAGGTTCTTCTCGATGGCACTCTTGAGCGTTGCCTTAGGCACAGCACCGACAACGTTACCCACTTCGACGCCATTCCTGAACAGCTTCATATTCGGGATGTTCGTGATGCCAAAGCGGCCGCAAATGTCCGAAACGCCTTCGTCATCAACGTTAATCTTCGCCACAACGACGCGACCATCAAATTCGTTAGCAAGATCTTCAACGATTGGTCCCATCATCATGCACGGACGGCACCAAGTAGCCCAAAAGTCAACAAGCACAAGTTGACCACTAGAAATAACCTGATCAAAGGATTCTGCAGTAAGATTTAAAGCAGCCATAAAAAATCTCCTATTTACCGATAGCAATATAGCAATTATTAGTATTTAGTGATTTGTGGTTAGTGATTAGTAGGCAGAACTTAGCCCGCTTCGCTCTTAGAATTTAGTTATTTTCTTTTAGAGCAAAAGGAGTGTTCTAAGTTCTAAGCTCTAACACACCTTCCGCATCTTCGCGCAATAGATAGGCCCGCAGCCATGGGCCTTGTCCGGCAAAATATGCACCCCAAGTTCAGTGCGGTCAGCGCCCTCCGGCAAGTCTTCAATACGAACAAATTCCATCATCTTGCGTTTTTTCAAGATCTTTGCCACCACGGCATCGTTTTCCAACGGCGAAAGAGCGCAAGTTCCGTAAATCAGCTCTCCACCCGGCCGAAGTGCATCTACCGCTGATGCCAAAAGCGAGCCCTGCTCCACCGAAAGGCGTTTCACACGCTTCACCGACCAAACTTCCAAATGCGCAGGAGCATTGAGCACATGCCTGTCCGACGAGCAAGGAGCATCAAGCAAAATACGGTCGTAACATTCTTTTTTGTGCATGCCGAACTTCACGCCATCGTAGCCCGTCACGTTAATAATCGAACGCCAAGACTGCGGCAAGGAATTTTCAAGAACATGCTGCAAGCGAAGCCTTCTGTCCGGCGAACGGTCGTTGCATTGAAGAGAGCCCTCACCCTTGAGCATCGATGCAATCACAAGCGACTTCCCACCCGGAGCCGCACACATATCGAGCACATCCATTCCAGGCTCAACGCCAAGCGCTTTAGCAGCAAAGACCGAAGCCTCGTCCAAAAAGTACGGTTCAAGCGATTCCCCAAACTGGAGCTTTGTCGCGCATCCTTCGCCCTTCAGCGATTCTAGCAATGCAGGCCAGCGCTCGCCATAAACCTCTTCAAAGTAGTCAAAAAATTCCATGGTTCAAATATAGGAATTAGGTTGTAGGTCACAAGTTATA
The Fibrobacter succinogenes DNA segment above includes these coding regions:
- a CDS encoding TldD/PmbA family protein, which codes for MNPEVAVKIFEAGKSAGADFVEIFEEETRSSSLGLKDRQIETATAGTEYGIGVRLLYGTEVLYGFTSDDSEEALVKLVKTLAFGRIAAAAGAEGSAARPFEFAPEKRVCDFNAAAYKDPRVLGQSMKQDFLFRADKAARALSSKIAQVGASVTDSCTSISLMNSEGLHLEMTRGRLRVNVNVTATDGTERLTTHEAPGALGGYELLTNYSPEALATVCGERVLRMLDAGYIAGGQMPVVMGNGFGGVIFHEACGHPLETESVRRNASPFCGKLGEAIGQPCLTAIDDGTMDGVWGSLKYDDEGTPTQRTVLIENGILKTYMSDRVGAMEVGIARTGSARRESYKYAPVSRMRNTFIAPGKDSLDSMVASVDNGLYAARMAGGSVNPATGEFNFAVDEGYVIRNGKICEPVRGATLIGKGHEIMPRISMVGSDFEQAAGVCGASSGHVPVTVGQPSIKVDQILVGGR
- the hisF gene encoding imidazole glycerol phosphate synthase subunit HisF — translated: MLTKRLIVCLDVRNRKVTKGVKFKGNIDIGDPVEMGAHYSDDGVDELVFYDITASAENRPCDMEMIRQIAKRVFIPFAVGGGIRNLDDMHEALLAGAEKVSVNSLAVLHPEIIAEGAKAFGRQCIVLGMDAKFVGVSDKIPSGYEVFIRGGRQAMGIDALQWAKRAEELGVGEICLNSIDTDGVKNGYELTITDMIAKAVQVPVIASGGAGTPDHIVDLFRKTSADAALVASMVHFGDYTVPGIKSEMLAAGIPVRKKMNGEV
- the trxA gene encoding thioredoxin, with the protein product MAALNLTAESFDQVISSGQLVLVDFWATWCRPCMMMGPIVEDLANEFDGRVVVAKINVDDEGVSDICGRFGITNIPNMKLFRNGVEVGNVVGAVPKATLKSAIEKNL
- a CDS encoding RsmB/NOP family class I SAM-dependent RNA methyltransferase, with amino-acid sequence MEFFDYFEEVYGERWPALLESLKGEGCATKLQFGESLEPYFLDEASVFAAKALGVEPGMDVLDMCAAPGGKSLVIASMLKGEGSLQCNDRSPDRRLRLQHVLENSLPQSWRSIINVTGYDGVKFGMHKKECYDRILLDAPCSSDRHVLNAPAHLEVWSVKRVKRLSVEQGSLLASAVDALRPGGELIYGTCALSPLENDAVVAKILKKRKMMEFVRIEDLPEGADRTELGVHILPDKAHGCGPIYCAKMRKVC